A single region of the Actinoplanes sp. SE50/110 genome encodes:
- a CDS encoding AAA family ATPase — MRPLRLDMSGFTVFRDQTTVDFTDADYFALVGPTGSGKSTVLDAICFVLYGQVPRWGGARGIGNALAPSAAEARVRLVFESAGDRYVATRVVRRDGRGNVKTSGAGLQLMPPGFDVTKLDTGMDLTDLGEVLAGVPAEMDDAVLHAVGLPYEQFTSCVVLPQGQFADFLHAKPAVRQQILINLLGLQMYERVQEKAAERGKTAETKLTMVDQSLAALQDATDEAVEAAAGHLARMRELTGAVEAAMPGLREARAAESAARDARDTLDAELALLASVRTPDNLDEATGAVTAARDAAARAAQAVHEAEEAEEKVRGELAAAGDPGSLRLALDRHTELSRLVEQEGWFAGKVSVAEMECRDARAAADLAESEHTGAQQLLEQARQDYRDAQQRDRAVALRGHLSAGDHCPVCEQPVAVVPEVPRESAVRLAEAAGAAAREAAEQATARWQQRDAVARNLESDLERKRGQYEHHLTRLAEVRKAVQGLPGAEVIEQRLAELARLQGRLEEATGTVRAARDAARAAQIAVRAAEEQQRTAWRRFDTVRDGLARFVPPPADRDDLAGAWQTLVGWARAEHAARAERRAAAETAVLSAHGSTAAAQDAIAALFTAAGVRPPATAPEDAEATLIRAAAVAAERAEAAWQRLVERHKQAREQQERRMTLQRESRVAKSLAGHLRANNFERWLLEEALDLLVDGASRILRELTGGQYELMHDKGEFSVIDHHDAGLRRGVRTLSGGETFQASLALALALSEQLAGMSTTAASLESIVLDEGFGTLDAATLDVVAATLENLAARGDRMVGLVTHVQALAERVPVRFEVHKDARTAHVERVGL, encoded by the coding sequence ATGAGGCCCCTTCGGCTGGACATGTCCGGTTTCACGGTGTTCCGCGACCAGACCACCGTGGACTTCACCGACGCCGACTACTTCGCGCTGGTCGGCCCGACCGGCTCGGGCAAGTCGACCGTGCTGGACGCGATCTGCTTCGTGCTGTACGGCCAGGTGCCGCGCTGGGGTGGCGCCCGCGGGATCGGCAACGCGCTCGCCCCGTCCGCGGCCGAGGCGCGGGTCCGGCTGGTCTTCGAGTCGGCCGGTGACCGCTACGTGGCGACCCGGGTGGTGCGCCGCGACGGCCGGGGCAACGTCAAGACGTCCGGCGCCGGCCTGCAGCTGATGCCGCCCGGCTTCGACGTGACCAAGCTGGACACCGGCATGGACCTGACCGACCTGGGCGAGGTGCTGGCCGGCGTCCCGGCCGAGATGGACGACGCGGTGCTGCACGCGGTCGGTTTGCCCTACGAGCAGTTCACCAGCTGCGTGGTGCTGCCGCAGGGCCAGTTCGCCGACTTCCTGCACGCCAAGCCGGCGGTCCGGCAACAGATCCTGATCAACCTGCTCGGCCTGCAGATGTACGAGCGGGTCCAGGAGAAGGCGGCCGAGCGGGGCAAGACCGCCGAGACCAAGCTGACCATGGTCGACCAGTCGCTGGCCGCCCTCCAGGACGCCACCGACGAGGCGGTCGAGGCGGCGGCCGGGCACCTGGCCCGGATGCGGGAGCTGACCGGCGCGGTCGAGGCCGCGATGCCGGGGCTGCGCGAGGCCCGGGCGGCCGAGTCGGCCGCCCGCGACGCCCGGGACACGCTGGACGCCGAGCTGGCACTGCTCGCCTCGGTGCGTACTCCGGACAATCTGGACGAGGCGACCGGCGCCGTCACCGCGGCCCGCGACGCCGCCGCCCGGGCGGCGCAGGCGGTGCACGAGGCCGAGGAGGCCGAGGAGAAGGTCCGCGGCGAGCTGGCCGCGGCCGGCGACCCGGGTTCGCTGCGCCTGGCGCTGGACCGGCACACCGAGCTGTCCCGCCTGGTCGAGCAGGAGGGCTGGTTCGCCGGCAAGGTGTCGGTGGCCGAGATGGAGTGCCGGGACGCGCGCGCCGCGGCCGACCTCGCCGAGTCCGAGCACACCGGCGCGCAGCAGCTGCTGGAGCAGGCCCGGCAGGACTACCGGGACGCCCAGCAGCGGGACCGGGCGGTCGCGCTGCGCGGGCATCTGAGCGCCGGCGACCACTGCCCGGTGTGCGAGCAGCCGGTCGCCGTGGTGCCGGAGGTGCCGCGCGAGTCGGCGGTCCGGCTGGCCGAGGCGGCCGGCGCCGCCGCGCGCGAGGCCGCCGAGCAGGCCACCGCCCGCTGGCAGCAGCGGGACGCGGTGGCCCGCAACCTGGAGAGCGACCTGGAGCGCAAGCGCGGGCAGTACGAGCATCACCTGACCCGGCTCGCCGAGGTGCGCAAGGCGGTGCAGGGGCTGCCCGGGGCCGAGGTGATCGAGCAGCGGCTGGCCGAGCTGGCCCGGCTGCAGGGCCGGCTGGAGGAGGCGACCGGCACGGTGCGCGCGGCCCGGGACGCGGCCCGTGCGGCGCAGATCGCGGTCCGGGCCGCGGAGGAGCAGCAGCGGACCGCCTGGCGACGCTTCGACACGGTCCGCGACGGGCTGGCCCGGTTCGTCCCGCCGCCGGCCGACCGGGACGACCTGGCCGGTGCATGGCAGACCCTGGTCGGGTGGGCCCGGGCCGAGCACGCCGCCCGGGCGGAGCGCCGGGCCGCGGCCGAGACCGCGGTGCTGTCCGCGCACGGATCCACGGCCGCCGCGCAGGACGCGATCGCCGCGCTGTTCACCGCCGCCGGGGTGCGGCCGCCGGCGACCGCCCCGGAGGACGCCGAGGCCACCCTGATCCGGGCGGCCGCGGTCGCCGCCGAGCGGGCCGAGGCCGCCTGGCAGCGTCTGGTGGAGCGGCACAAGCAGGCTCGCGAGCAGCAGGAGCGGCGGATGACGCTGCAGCGGGAGAGCCGGGTGGCCAAGTCGCTCGCCGGTCACCTGCGGGCCAACAACTTCGAGCGCTGGCTGCTGGAGGAGGCGCTGGACCTGCTGGTCGACGGCGCCTCGCGGATCCTGCGCGAGCTCACCGGCGGGCAGTACGAATTGATGCACGACAAGGGCGAGTTCTCGGTGATCGACCACCACGACGCCGGGTTGCGCCGGGGTGTGCGCACGCTCTCCGGCGGGGAGACGTTCCAGGCGTCGCTGGCCCTGGCGCTGGCCCTGTCCGAGCAACTGGCCGGGATGAGCACCACCGCGGCCAGCCTGGAGTCGATCGTGCTGGACGAGGGTTTCGGCACGCTGGACGCCGCCACGCTCGACGTGGTGGCGGCCACGCTGGAAAATCTGGCCGCCCGCGGCGACCGGATGGTCGGGCTGGTCACCCACGTGCAGGCGCTGGCCGAGCGGGTGCCGGTCCGGTTCGAGGTCCACAAGGACGCGCGGACCGCGCACGTCGAGAGGGTCGGCCTGTGA
- a CDS encoding GNAT family N-acetyltransferase, with translation MALWRIRATVDDRPGYLSVLTASLALKSVNILAVQVHTTEGGAVDDFLVDAPDAMTEADLLAAVTKGRGRDAFVTRAEAQGLADQPTRALAMAGRLVHEPDSLGETLVALLDATDVRWRPHPAFDRPGVHGGRMTLADPAGGSYEVLRALPAFTPAEYARAQALVELAAAVTRHQRENVTFLLPDGAEVTLRPATADDLAAVAELHRHCSAAALRRRYPAGPPTESRLRRLLEPAGGLTLLAVTTAGRVVGTAGLIVEGQLGEITVLVEDAWQRRGLGTALLRRLRAHAERSGLAALVAHTGADDVATLRTLRRLGHGELARDGALASVTLPLAGQPASLDTPATSG, from the coding sequence ATGGCGTTGTGGCGGATCCGGGCCACGGTCGACGACCGCCCCGGCTATCTCTCCGTGCTGACCGCGAGCCTCGCCCTGAAATCGGTCAACATCCTCGCCGTCCAGGTGCACACCACCGAGGGCGGCGCGGTCGACGACTTCCTGGTCGACGCACCGGACGCGATGACCGAGGCCGACCTGCTGGCCGCGGTGACCAAGGGCCGCGGGCGGGATGCGTTCGTGACCCGTGCCGAGGCGCAGGGCCTGGCCGACCAGCCCACCCGCGCGCTCGCGATGGCCGGCCGCCTGGTGCACGAGCCCGACTCGCTCGGCGAGACGCTGGTGGCCCTGCTCGACGCGACCGACGTGCGCTGGCGTCCGCACCCGGCCTTCGACCGGCCCGGCGTGCACGGCGGTCGGATGACCCTGGCCGACCCGGCCGGCGGGTCGTACGAGGTGCTCCGCGCGCTCCCCGCGTTCACCCCCGCGGAGTACGCGCGGGCCCAGGCCCTGGTCGAGCTGGCCGCCGCGGTCACCCGCCACCAGCGGGAGAACGTGACCTTCCTGCTGCCCGACGGAGCCGAGGTGACCCTGCGCCCGGCCACCGCGGACGATCTGGCCGCCGTCGCCGAGCTGCACCGGCACTGCTCGGCCGCGGCCCTGCGGCGGCGCTATCCGGCCGGTCCGCCCACCGAGTCCCGGCTGCGCCGGCTGCTGGAGCCGGCCGGTGGGCTGACTCTGCTCGCGGTCACCACGGCCGGCCGGGTGGTGGGCACCGCCGGCCTGATCGTCGAGGGGCAGCTGGGCGAGATCACCGTGCTGGTCGAGGACGCCTGGCAGCGTCGTGGGCTGGGCACGGCGCTGCTGCGCCGGCTGCGGGCGCACGCCGAGCGGTCCGGGCTGGCCGCGCTGGTGGCGCACACCGGCGCGGACGACGTGGCGACGCTGCGCACCCTGCGCCGCCTCGGCCACGGCGAGCTGGCGCGTGACGGGGCCCTGGCCAGCGTCACCCTGCCACTGGCGGGTCAGCCGGCGTCCTTGGATACTCCCGCCACCTCCGGGTGA
- a CDS encoding ATP-binding protein has protein sequence MIPVSDETSPVGRVLGTADATPLQFWTAVAPGSYLQLDDVVTTRRDLPDREPVTISGVVTQVRARHEGAQFDSDVFAIADGTLPAMVQEAAEITTTRVDPELYVPPAPGAIVHRASGEDRDAALHFDRMERRVPMGTGRDGVPVFLNADFLDGTRGAHVSISGISGVATKTSFATFLLYSVFRSGQLGADGANARALIFNVKGEDLLFLDHPNTKLDDPTRAYYKLLDLPDSPFTDVRVYAPPRPGDPSGAPDVSGRLTGVDAFYWTLDEFCSTKLLPYVFADADDERQQYTMVVHSVTAHLHRFAVPAEGGISIDGRRIGSYGDLVDHIVEQLTDDETRSTWAGSAVSMGTVNAFARRLIGSKRDLARLIRGDLAQRRPHQIKTADSAQVTVVDLHNLPDRAQRFVVGVTLKSEFEEKEKAGTGRPLLFVVLDELNKYAPREGSSPIKEVLLDIAERGRSLGVILIGAQQTASEVERRIVTNSAIRVVGRLDPAEASRPEYGFLPPAMRQRALLARPGTMFVNQPDIPVPLCVEFPFPAWATRKSESGPPPAETLRSIVQSADPFAVIGGRAGGDDDIPF, from the coding sequence ATGATCCCCGTGTCTGACGAAACTTCCCCCGTCGGGCGGGTGCTCGGCACCGCCGACGCGACCCCGCTCCAGTTCTGGACGGCCGTCGCCCCCGGCAGCTACCTGCAGCTCGACGACGTCGTGACCACCAGGCGTGATCTGCCCGACCGCGAGCCGGTGACCATCTCCGGCGTGGTCACCCAGGTCCGCGCCCGGCACGAGGGCGCCCAGTTCGACTCGGACGTGTTCGCCATCGCCGACGGCACCCTGCCCGCGATGGTCCAGGAGGCGGCCGAGATCACCACCACCCGGGTCGACCCGGAGCTCTACGTTCCGCCGGCCCCGGGCGCGATCGTGCACCGCGCCTCCGGCGAGGACCGCGACGCCGCCCTGCACTTCGACCGGATGGAGCGCCGGGTCCCGATGGGCACCGGCCGCGACGGCGTCCCGGTCTTCCTGAACGCGGACTTCCTGGACGGCACCCGCGGCGCGCACGTGTCGATCTCCGGCATCTCCGGCGTCGCCACCAAGACGAGTTTCGCCACCTTCCTGCTCTACTCGGTGTTCCGCTCCGGCCAGCTCGGCGCCGACGGGGCGAACGCCCGGGCACTGATCTTCAACGTGAAGGGCGAGGATCTGCTCTTCCTCGACCACCCGAACACGAAGCTGGACGACCCCACCCGGGCCTACTACAAGCTGCTCGACCTGCCCGACAGCCCGTTCACCGACGTGCGGGTCTACGCCCCGCCGCGGCCCGGCGACCCGTCCGGCGCCCCCGACGTGAGCGGCCGGCTGACCGGCGTCGACGCGTTCTACTGGACGCTCGACGAGTTCTGTTCCACCAAGCTGTTGCCGTACGTGTTCGCCGACGCCGACGACGAGCGCCAGCAATACACCATGGTGGTCCACTCGGTCACCGCCCACCTGCACCGTTTCGCCGTCCCGGCCGAGGGCGGGATCAGCATCGACGGCCGCCGGATCGGCTCGTACGGCGATCTGGTCGACCACATCGTCGAGCAGCTCACCGACGACGAGACCCGCTCCACCTGGGCCGGCAGCGCGGTCAGCATGGGCACGGTCAACGCGTTCGCCCGCCGCCTGATCGGCAGCAAGCGTGATCTGGCCCGGCTGATCCGCGGCGACCTGGCGCAGCGCCGCCCGCACCAGATCAAGACCGCGGACAGCGCCCAGGTCACCGTCGTCGACCTGCACAACCTGCCGGACCGCGCGCAGCGCTTCGTGGTCGGCGTCACGCTCAAGAGCGAGTTCGAGGAGAAGGAGAAGGCCGGCACCGGCCGCCCGCTGCTCTTCGTGGTCCTCGACGAGCTGAACAAGTACGCCCCGCGGGAGGGCTCCTCGCCGATCAAGGAGGTGCTGCTCGACATCGCCGAGCGCGGCCGGTCGCTGGGCGTGATCCTGATCGGCGCGCAGCAGACCGCCAGCGAGGTCGAGCGGCGGATCGTCACGAACTCGGCGATCCGGGTGGTCGGCCGGCTCGACCCGGCCGAGGCGTCCCGTCCGGAGTACGGCTTCCTGCCCCCGGCGATGCGTCAGCGCGCGCTGCTGGCCCGGCCCGGCACGATGTTCGTCAACCAGCCGGACATCCCGGTCCCGCTCTGTGTCGAGTTCCCGTTCCCGGCGTGGGCCACCCGCAAGTCGGAGTCGGGTCCGCCACCGGCCGAGACGCTGCGCTCGATCGTGCAGTCCGCCGACCCGTTCGCCGTGATCGGCGGCCGGGCCGGCGGTGACGACGACATCCCGTTCTAG
- a CDS encoding sigma-70 family RNA polymerase sigma factor, whose amino-acid sequence MHAVAEDRLTPERVRVMARHSGSRWQAIDGGRGAQDDGSVIPRQTARHEAPASGPSHEDTLVKLLYEEHAGPLLMFVLRLTGGDRQRAEDIVQETLLRAWRNAHRLGAQGQQSLRPWLVTVARRIAIDEHRSANARPAETYDRELESFPSTADDTDRVLQSMTVSDALRQLSNSHREILIETYFRGRTVPEAAEALNLPLGTAKSRVYYALRALRTALQQRGVTE is encoded by the coding sequence ATGCATGCGGTGGCCGAGGATCGGCTCACGCCGGAGAGGGTGCGTGTGATGGCGCGACACTCCGGGAGCAGGTGGCAGGCGATTGACGGAGGCCGTGGTGCACAGGATGACGGTTCGGTGATCCCCCGCCAGACGGCCCGCCACGAGGCGCCGGCCAGCGGCCCCAGCCACGAGGACACGCTGGTCAAGCTGCTGTACGAGGAGCACGCGGGACCGCTGCTGATGTTCGTGCTGCGGCTGACCGGCGGTGACCGGCAGCGCGCCGAGGACATCGTGCAGGAGACCCTGCTGCGGGCCTGGCGCAACGCGCACCGGCTCGGTGCGCAGGGCCAGCAGTCCCTGCGGCCGTGGCTGGTCACGGTGGCCCGCCGGATCGCGATCGACGAGCACCGCAGCGCGAACGCGCGCCCCGCGGAGACGTACGACCGCGAGCTGGAGAGCTTCCCGAGCACCGCGGACGACACCGACCGCGTGCTGCAGTCGATGACCGTGTCGGATGCCCTCCGGCAGCTGAGCAACTCCCACCGGGAGATCCTGATCGAGACCTACTTCCGGGGGCGGACCGTGCCCGAGGCGGCCGAGGCGCTCAACCTTCCGCTGGGTACGGCGAAGTCCCGCGTGTATTACGCTCTGCGTGCGCTGCGTACCGCTCTGCAGCAGCGGGGGGTGACGGAATGA
- a CDS encoding zf-HC2 domain-containing protein: MTQEDHYDVASYALGVLDERDAARFEDHLIECPQCALELESFVQVADVLADVDAEALLAAEKSEQDGLLLNKMIREVRSDRQRANSRRLYSLAAAVVIFAMLSIGALFAGGKWLGSDTSKNPATTAQRGSDQLDPLPDSNGLGIGGTALPGENHSSADSRTNVRGAVGLETKDWGTQISFAVSNLKGPKTCALTIVHRDGTSERVATWTIGAKGWGTAANPAPLMLQAVTGTPRDDIAHVQVQELTPGGGSETLVSIL, encoded by the coding sequence ATGACACAGGAAGACCACTACGACGTCGCGTCATACGCCCTGGGCGTGCTCGACGAGCGCGACGCCGCCCGGTTCGAGGACCACCTGATCGAGTGCCCGCAGTGCGCCCTCGAGCTGGAGTCCTTCGTCCAGGTGGCCGACGTGCTGGCCGATGTGGACGCGGAGGCCCTGCTGGCCGCCGAGAAGTCGGAGCAGGACGGCCTGCTGCTGAACAAGATGATCCGCGAGGTCCGGTCGGACCGGCAGCGGGCCAACAGCCGGCGGCTCTACTCGCTGGCCGCCGCCGTGGTCATCTTCGCCATGCTCTCCATCGGCGCACTCTTCGCCGGCGGCAAGTGGCTCGGCTCGGACACGTCGAAGAACCCGGCGACCACCGCGCAGCGCGGCAGCGACCAGCTCGACCCGCTGCCGGACAGCAACGGCCTCGGCATCGGCGGCACCGCACTGCCGGGCGAGAACCACAGCAGTGCAGACTCGCGCACCAACGTGCGGGGGGCGGTCGGCCTGGAGACCAAGGACTGGGGCACGCAGATCTCCTTCGCGGTCAGCAACCTCAAGGGCCCGAAGACGTGCGCACTGACCATCGTGCACCGCGACGGCACCTCGGAGCGGGTGGCCACCTGGACGATCGGCGCCAAGGGCTGGGGCACCGCCGCCAACCCGGCCCCGCTGATGCTGCAGGCGGTCACCGGCACCCCGCGCGACGACATCGCCCACGTGCAGGTGCAGGAACTGACCCCCGGTGGCGGTTCCGAGACTCTGGTGAGCATTCTGTAA
- a CDS encoding exonuclease SbcCD subunit D, whose protein sequence is MRILHTSDWHVGKVLKGRNRHDEHIRVLAQVVEIARAEKPDLVIVAGDLYDTAAPTADATRLVTRALSALRQTGARVVAIGGNHDNGQALDALRPWADAAGIELRGSVRDSLGDLLIEGTTAGGERWRLVALPFLSQRYAIRAAEMYELTEAEANQTYADLIARLIAKLAEPFGEPGVVNLITSHLTLVGASTGGGEREAHTIMGYAVPSTVFPQNTHYVALGHLHRAQRVIGPCPVRYCGSPLAIDFGEEENVCSVAVVDVGVDRAAQVRDVPVTSAITLRTVRGTLEQLATVNLPEAWLRVLVREAPRPGLREDVQELLPNALEVRIDPDMLPERTGARAAERAGRSPRELFGDYLDSRGNAEEGVRELFDQLYDEVSSNQ, encoded by the coding sequence ATGCGCATCCTGCACACCTCCGACTGGCACGTCGGCAAGGTTCTCAAGGGCCGCAACCGGCACGACGAGCACATCCGGGTGCTCGCCCAGGTGGTGGAGATCGCCCGGGCGGAGAAACCCGACCTGGTGATCGTCGCCGGCGACCTCTACGACACCGCGGCGCCGACCGCGGACGCCACCCGGCTGGTCACCCGCGCGCTGTCCGCGCTGCGGCAGACCGGCGCCCGGGTGGTGGCGATCGGCGGCAACCACGACAACGGGCAGGCGCTGGACGCACTGCGCCCGTGGGCCGACGCGGCCGGCATCGAGCTGCGCGGCTCGGTCCGGGACAGCCTGGGCGACCTGCTGATCGAGGGCACCACCGCGGGCGGCGAGCGGTGGCGGCTGGTGGCGTTGCCGTTCCTGTCCCAGCGGTACGCGATCCGCGCCGCCGAGATGTACGAGTTGACCGAGGCGGAGGCCAATCAGACGTACGCCGATCTGATCGCGCGCCTGATCGCCAAGCTCGCCGAGCCGTTCGGCGAGCCCGGCGTGGTCAACCTGATCACCTCGCACCTGACCCTGGTCGGGGCGAGCACCGGCGGCGGTGAGCGCGAGGCGCACACCATCATGGGGTACGCCGTGCCCTCCACCGTCTTCCCGCAGAACACGCACTACGTCGCGCTCGGTCACCTGCACCGCGCGCAGCGGGTGATCGGCCCGTGCCCGGTGCGCTACTGCGGCAGCCCGCTCGCCATCGACTTCGGCGAGGAGGAGAACGTCTGCTCGGTGGCGGTCGTCGACGTCGGCGTGGACAGGGCGGCCCAGGTCCGCGACGTGCCGGTGACCTCGGCGATCACCCTGCGCACGGTGCGCGGCACCCTCGAACAGCTGGCCACGGTGAACCTTCCGGAGGCCTGGCTGCGTGTCCTGGTGCGCGAGGCGCCCCGCCCCGGCCTGCGCGAGGACGTGCAGGAGCTGCTGCCGAACGCGTTGGAGGTACGGATCGACCCGGACATGCTGCCGGAGCGCACCGGGGCCCGGGCCGCCGAGCGCGCCGGCCGGTCGCCGCGTGAGCTGTTCGGCGACTACCTGGACAGTCGCGGCAACGCCGAGGAGGGTGTCCGCGAGCTCTTCGACCAGCTGTACGACGAGGTGAGCAGCAACCAATGA
- a CDS encoding amino acid-binding protein, with translation MLLRVRVTLPDRPGALGQVARTLGVAGADIVQVVVLERLGGRAVDDFTVVWPGAARVDRLLAGLAAIPGVQVDGVWKAIGAPVNGGHDAELLAQVAANPADGLATLVDAMPGLLAADWAAAAVVPADWASRNGGPGTGHEPQVTYASWRAPSPLRLPEVTPLRARPLTEPGGARYAVAPFGRAGLVLVLARTDEAELPAAAFHVTEVDRVAQLVRAAAVILGDRLDTVTAATVRV, from the coding sequence ATGTTGCTGCGGGTTCGAGTCACCCTGCCGGACCGTCCCGGCGCCCTCGGTCAGGTCGCGCGCACCCTCGGCGTGGCCGGCGCGGACATCGTCCAGGTGGTGGTGCTGGAACGTCTCGGCGGGCGGGCGGTCGACGACTTCACCGTGGTCTGGCCGGGTGCGGCCCGGGTCGACCGGCTGTTGGCCGGGCTCGCCGCGATCCCCGGGGTGCAGGTCGACGGGGTGTGGAAGGCCATCGGCGCGCCGGTCAACGGGGGCCACGACGCCGAACTGCTCGCCCAGGTGGCGGCGAACCCGGCGGACGGCCTGGCCACCCTGGTCGACGCGATGCCCGGGCTGCTGGCGGCGGACTGGGCGGCGGCCGCGGTGGTCCCGGCCGACTGGGCCAGCCGCAACGGCGGGCCCGGGACGGGACACGAGCCACAGGTGACGTACGCGAGTTGGCGGGCCCCGTCGCCGCTGCGCCTGCCCGAGGTGACCCCGCTGCGGGCCCGGCCGTTGACCGAGCCGGGCGGCGCGCGGTACGCGGTGGCGCCGTTCGGCCGGGCCGGGCTGGTCCTGGTGCTGGCCCGCACCGACGAGGCGGAGCTGCCGGCCGCGGCGTTCCACGTGACCGAGGTGGACCGGGTGGCGCAGCTGGTCCGGGCGGCCGCGGTGATCCTCGGCGACCGGCTCGACACGGTGACCGCCGCCACCGTCCGGGTGTGA
- a CDS encoding DUF4142 domain-containing protein translates to MKSWLVGATTVVLAFMLTPAGAAHADDGVPVPPNTGLTDTAKGTVSAADKDFVIKVRLAGLWEIPAGNMAQEKSDDPNIVKIGKSISAQHVVLDELDRAVAKKLGIDLPNQPNGDQQGWLAEMRNASGGQFNQIYVDRLRAAHGKIFPAIATIRASTRNDSVRKLAQQANQFVMTHMTLLESSGIVDYGALPTAAAPVAPGQKGPVPIDNQMIAAAGNGGGVPGLSNTVVLLVLAAALVVGVITTMRIFRSR, encoded by the coding sequence ATGAAGTCCTGGTTGGTGGGTGCAACGACCGTGGTGCTGGCGTTCATGCTGACGCCGGCCGGGGCCGCGCACGCCGACGACGGAGTTCCGGTGCCGCCGAACACCGGGCTCACCGACACCGCGAAAGGCACGGTCAGTGCCGCGGACAAAGACTTCGTGATCAAGGTGCGGCTGGCCGGCCTCTGGGAGATCCCGGCCGGCAACATGGCCCAGGAGAAGTCGGACGACCCGAACATCGTCAAGATCGGCAAGTCGATCTCGGCGCAGCACGTCGTCCTGGACGAGCTGGACCGGGCCGTCGCCAAGAAGCTCGGCATCGACCTGCCCAACCAGCCCAACGGCGACCAGCAGGGCTGGCTCGCCGAGATGCGCAACGCCTCGGGCGGCCAGTTCAACCAGATCTACGTCGACCGGCTGCGCGCCGCGCACGGCAAGATCTTTCCGGCGATCGCCACGATCCGCGCGTCGACCCGCAACGACAGCGTCCGCAAGCTCGCCCAGCAGGCCAACCAGTTCGTCATGACGCACATGACCCTGCTGGAGAGCAGCGGCATCGTCGACTACGGTGCGCTGCCCACCGCGGCCGCCCCGGTCGCTCCCGGGCAGAAGGGCCCGGTGCCGATCGACAACCAGATGATCGCCGCCGCCGGCAACGGTGGTGGAGTACCGGGTCTCAGCAACACCGTAGTCCTGCTCGTCCTGGCTGCCGCGCTGGTGGTCGGCGTGATCACCACGATGCGCATCTTCCGTTCGCGGTAG
- a CDS encoding pyrimidine reductase family protein produces MSALPDTRDGLVERYPRADRPTLRVNFIASADGAVSVDGLSAGLQGPGDKEVFDTLRMLGDALIVAAGTVRAERYDALRLTAEDRAWRVAHGLPEFPLMVIVSGSLDLDPEQLIFSDAPIRPIVITHRGAPDSPIRAVAEVLELGDDRVDLAAGVAELHRRGATQLLCEGGPGLLGSMIAADLVDELCLTVAPLLAGGSAGRIASGPPTPPRPMSLRHALTREDMLFLRYTRVVHS; encoded by the coding sequence GTGAGCGCCCTCCCGGACACCCGGGACGGGTTGGTCGAGCGCTATCCGCGCGCCGACCGGCCCACCCTCCGGGTGAATTTCATCGCCAGCGCGGACGGCGCGGTCAGCGTGGACGGCCTCTCCGCCGGGTTGCAGGGCCCGGGCGACAAGGAGGTATTCGACACCCTGCGGATGCTCGGGGACGCGCTGATCGTGGCGGCCGGCACGGTACGCGCCGAGCGGTACGACGCGCTGCGCCTGACCGCCGAGGACCGGGCCTGGCGGGTGGCGCACGGGCTGCCCGAGTTCCCGCTCATGGTGATCGTCTCCGGTTCGCTCGACCTGGATCCGGAGCAATTGATCTTCTCGGACGCGCCGATCCGCCCGATCGTGATCACCCACCGGGGCGCGCCGGATTCCCCGATCCGGGCGGTGGCCGAGGTGCTGGAGCTGGGCGACGACCGGGTCGACCTGGCCGCCGGGGTGGCCGAGCTGCACCGGCGCGGCGCCACCCAGCTGCTCTGCGAGGGCGGGCCGGGCCTGCTCGGCTCGATGATCGCCGCCGACCTGGTCGACGAGCTGTGTCTCACGGTGGCGCCGCTGCTGGCCGGCGGCTCGGCCGGCCGGATCGCGAGCGGTCCGCCGACGCCGCCGCGGCCGATGTCACTGCGGCACGCGCTGACCCGGGAGGACATGCTCTTCCTCCGCTACACGCGTGTCGTCCACAGCTGA
- a CDS encoding lipoprotein, which translates to MVTGVALAALVALPGCAPAGYNAADYGNAAQPAAADVAATPGAASTAGAVDPNVAGTAEATAPPAPADSGAGAAGKPVADKQVTKSLTGTSVARMGQVVENQNGFVLYRFDDDGHDPAKSNCNGDCAKVWPPALTNDGKPTLKDVDAKLVGTVTRADGTKQLTLAGWPLYHYVGDKKPGQWKGQNVNGKWFVVTPTGTKNLTCLPKISKPVAPPSGSDSAGDYSY; encoded by the coding sequence ATGGTCACCGGCGTGGCGCTGGCGGCACTCGTGGCACTGCCCGGTTGCGCTCCGGCCGGCTACAACGCGGCCGACTACGGCAACGCGGCCCAGCCCGCCGCGGCCGACGTGGCCGCGACCCCGGGCGCCGCGTCGACCGCCGGTGCGGTCGACCCGAACGTCGCCGGGACCGCTGAGGCGACCGCGCCCCCGGCCCCGGCCGACTCCGGCGCCGGCGCCGCCGGCAAGCCGGTCGCCGACAAGCAGGTGACCAAGTCGCTCACCGGCACCTCGGTCGCCCGGATGGGTCAGGTCGTGGAGAACCAGAACGGTTTCGTTCTGTACCGCTTCGACGACGACGGCCACGACCCGGCCAAGTCCAACTGCAACGGCGACTGCGCCAAGGTGTGGCCGCCGGCGCTGACCAACGACGGCAAGCCGACCCTCAAGGACGTCGACGCCAAACTGGTCGGCACGGTCACCCGGGCGGACGGCACCAAGCAGCTGACCCTCGCCGGTTGGCCGCTCTACCACTACGTCGGGGACAAGAAGCCGGGGCAGTGGAAGGGCCAGAACGTCAACGGCAAGTGGTTCGTGGTCACGCCGACCGGTACCAAGAACCTCACCTGCCTCCCCAAGATCTCGAAGCCGGTGGCGCCGCCCTCCGGCAGCGATTCCGCCGGCGACTACAGCTACTGA